From Topomyia yanbarensis strain Yona2022 chromosome 1, ASM3024719v1, whole genome shotgun sequence, one genomic window encodes:
- the LOC131675978 gene encoding uncharacterized protein K02A2.6-like: MAESNLNPEQHQPGNGLPGGPLPPGVNPQHPGMQQNHQRHTAPFFNGPPSAQQSSSTSSSSAEASYQLFQQLMQQQQVFMQQQQQQLMQQQQDFFRSVISSISIQVPPNPEMILDSLANNIKEFRYDPDGNITFAAWYGRYDDLFEQDAARLDDEAKVRLLMRKLGSSEHERYVSYILPKLPKDYKFADTVEKLKILFGAAESVISKRYRCLQVTKQPTDDYVTYACRINKTCVEFELSKLTEEQFKCLMFVCGLKSEGDSEIRTRLLSKIEERDDITLDHLSEDCQRLLCLKRDTAMIESSAPPSSVNFIKRKQFSKHQKKPPVETAGPDKNIPSTPCWFCGGMHFVRDCTHRSHKCKDCGIVGHREGYCSTAKRTSKASRNKKHPGSYATKSVSLVINTVDKRRRFVTVMLNGVNVRLQLDTGSDISIISKRLWEKIGKPPTVPANEQAATASGDRLQFLFKFSCVISFNGKQHTGQFYVVEKPLYLLGIDLMDAFDLWSLPISTYCNNVTVPSVTLQSLKSAYPRVFRSELGLCTKTKVKLELIPGATPVFRAKRPVAYAVHSSVDNELDRLERAKIITPVDFSDWAAPIVVVRKTNGSIRICGDYSTGLNNALQPHQYPLPLPEEIFNKLANCTVFSRIDLSDAFLQVEVDESSRELLTINTHRGLYRYNRLTPGVKAAPGAFQQLIDTMLAGLPHTCGYLDDVVVGGVNPENHWANLHAVFQRISDFGFTIRVEKCIFAQPQIKYVGHLLDRNGLRPDPSKVQAINEMPPPTDVSGVRSFLGAINYYGKFVPSMRTLRYPLDELLKADAKFEWTEKCQAAFNKFKEVLKSDLLLTHYNPALDIVVSADASSVGVGATLSHKFPDGTLKVVQHASRALTAAEKNYSQPDREGLAIIFAVTKFHKMLFGRRFHLQTDHEPLLRIFGSKKGIPVYTSNRLQRWALTLLLYEFTIEYVPTAKFGNADILSRLINQHVRPEEDYVIASVSLENDLRSVTQDTLTVLPLSFRIVQQSTQSDPITKAVYRYLIDGWPETVTDAELKRFYARRESLTTVQGCILFGDRLVIPSPHRNRSLQQLHRGHPGIQRMKAIARSYVYWPTLDNDIVDYVKSCHQCAMAAKTPPKSAPLSWPKSTKPWQRVHLDYAGPIDGEYYLVVVDSFSKWPEIVQTRSITRAATIKIIRELFARLGMPETLVSDNGSQFTSAEFQSYCTGNGIDHLTTAPFHPQSNGQAERFVDTFKRSIKKIKEGRATMREALSTFLLTYRSTPCFSSPDGKSPAEVMFGRPIRTSLELLRPPPDSVQFEQPSESRPLKREFKAKDPVYAKVFVKNQWHWAPGTVLERIGRAMYNVQLDNRRLVRSHVNQLRDRAISEDLNVSTSTDSTKLPLNILLDAWNLPVRRTTDPLAHSTPVAPLTSCSSLRPSSTPNTLVRRPTLSSESSSQLSVSSSSSSTSPSSTSEFQSANEADSAVQVPRRSSRVRRAPQWFDPYQLY; this comes from the coding sequence ATGGCGGAATCTAACCTCAATCCGGAGCAGCATCAGCCGGGAAACGGCTTGCCAGGCGGTCCACTACCGCCAGGAGTAAACCCACAACACCCGGGAATGCAGCAAAATCATCAGCGGCATACAGCTCCATTTTTCAACGGTCCACCATCAGCGCAGCAATCTTCAAGTACCAGTTCGTCTTCCGCCGAAGCATCCTATCAGCTCTTTCAGCAGCTAATGCAGCAGCAACAGGTATTcatgcagcagcagcaacaacagttAATGCAGCAGCAGCAAGATTTCTTCCGGAGTGTCATCTCATCAATCAGTATTCAGGTCCCCCCAAACCCTGAAATGATTCTCGATTCACTAGCAAACAATATCAAAGAGTTTCGCTACGATCCGGATGGAAACATAACCTTCGCTGCATGGTACGGCAGATACGATGATTTGTTCGAGCAAGATGCTGCACGGCTGGACGATGAAGCGAAAGTCCGCTTGCTCATGCGAAAACTCGGATCATCTGAGCACGAAAGATATGTGAGTTACATCCTGCCGAAATTGCCGAAGgactacaaatttgctgatacAGTTGAAAAACTAAAAATCCTTTTCGGCGCTGCAGAGTCCGTCATCAGTAAACGGTATCGGTGTTTGCAGGTTACCAAACAACCGACCGACGATTACGTCACATATGCTTGCCGAATCAACAAGACCTGCGTTGAATTCGAGCTAAGCAAACTTACCGAGGAGCAGTTCAAATGTCTTATGTTTGTTTGCGGTTTAAAGTCGGAAGGAGACAGCGAAATACGAACGCGGCTACTGTCGAAAATTGAGGAACGCGATGACATCACTCTCGATCATCTTTCGGAAGACTGTCAGCGATTGTTGTGCCTAAAGCGGGACACGGCAATGATCGAGTCATCAGCACCACCGTCATCGGTAAATTTCATCaagcgaaaacaattttcaaagCATCAAAAGAAACCGCCAGTGGAGACAGCCGGACCCGACAAAAACATTCCCTCAACGCCCTGCTGGTTCTGTGGAGGAATGCATTTCGTTCGAGACTGCACTCATAGGAGCCACAAATGCAAAGATTGTGGTATTGTCGGACACCGTGAGGGTTATTGTTCCACTGCCAAACGAACATCCAAAGCCAGTCGAAACAAAAAGCACCCGGGATCGTATGCTACAAAAAGCGTAAGTCTTGTGATTAATACCGTCGATAAAAGGCGCCGTTTTGTTACTGTGATGTTGAACGGTGTAAATGTGCGTCTGCAGTTGGACACGGGGTCTGACATAAGCATCATTTCGAAACGGTTGTGGGAGAAAATAGGTAAACCACCCACAGTGCCGGCAAACGAACAAGCCGCAACAGCGTCAGGCGACCGCTTGCAGTTTTTGTTTAAGTTCAGTTGTGTCATTTCTTTCAATGGCAAACAACATACCGGTCAGTTTTACGTTGTTGAAAAACCACTTTATCTTCTTGGCATCGATTTGATGGATGCATTCGATCTCTGGTCACTGCCCATTAGCACGTACTGCAACAACGTCACTGTTCCTTCTGTCACTTTGCagtcactcaaatcagcataccCGAGGGTGTTTAGGAGCGAGCTGGGGTTGTGTACGAAAACAAAAGTGAAATTGGAACTAATACCAGGTGCAACTCCAGTTTTTCGTGCAAAGCGTCCAGTGGCTTATGCGGTACATAGCAGTGTGGATAACGAACTCGACCGACTGGAACGAGCAAAAATCATCACACCGGTAGACTTTTCGGATTGGGCAGCTCCCATCGTCGTCGTCCGAAAAACGAACGGATCTATTCGTATCTGCGGTGACTATTCCACCGGTCTCAACAATGCCCTGCAACCGCATCAATATCCGTTGCCGCTACCGGaagaaattttcaacaaattggctaATTGCACAGTGTTTAGCCGAATTGATCTGTCGGATGCATTTCTGCAGGTAGAAGTGGACGAAAGCAGCCGTGAATTGTTAACCATTAACACCCATCGGGGACTTTACCGGTACAACCGTCTGACACCGGGAGTCAAAGCAGCACCGGGAGCATTCCAGCAACTTATCGATACTATGCTGGCAGGCCTCCCTCATACGTGTGGTTATTTAGATGACGTCGTCGTTGGTGGTGTAAATCCTGAAAATCACTGGGCGAACCTTCATGCAGTGTTTCAAAGAATCAGCGATTTTGGATTTACCATTCGTGTAGAAAAGTGCATATTCGCTCAGCCGCAAATTAAATATGTAGGTCATCTGCTTGACCGCAACGGTCTTCGCCCGGATCCATCAAAGGttcaagccatcaacgaaatgCCACCGCCCACTGACGTTTCCGGTGTTCGCTCTTTCCTAGGAGCAATAAATTACTACGGCAAGTTTGTTCCTAGTATGCGCACCCTTcggtatcctcttgatgagctGCTCAAGGCGGATGCAAAATTTGAGTGGACGGAAAAATGCCAGGCGGCATTTAACAAATTTAAAGAAGTGTTGAAATCCGATCTACTGTTGACACACTACAACCCTGCGCTTGATATAGTTGTGTCGGCAGATGCGTCGTCTGTTGGTGTCGGTGCAACATTATCACACAAGTTTCCGGACGGTACTCTCAAGGTGGTACAGCATGCCTCCAGAGCACTCACAGCAGCAGAGAAAAACTATAGTCAGCCCGATCGTGAAGGACTTGCAATAATTTTTGCAGTgactaaatttcacaaaatgttgTTTGGTCGTCGCTTTCATCTTCAGACTGATCACGAGCCGCTGCTGAGGATTTTCGGTTCGAAGAAAGGAATTCCTGTTTACACATCGAACCGGTTACAACGTTGGGCTCTTACGCTATTGCTTTATGAGTTCACCATCGAGTACGTCCCGACAGCGAAATTCGGCAATGCTGACATACTTTCCCGTCTGATCAACCAGCACGTCAGACCTGAGGAAGATTACGTGATTGCTTCGGTCTCTTTGGAGAATGACTTAAGGTCAGTTACACAAGATACACTAACCGTTCTCCCTCTGAGTTTTAGAATCGTACAACAGTCTACACAGTCCGATCCTATCACCAAAGCAGTTTATCGATACCTGATTGACGGTTGGCCTGAGACCGTTACTGATGCAGAGCTCAAGCGGTTTTATGCACGACGTGAGTCACTTACCACGGTACAAGGCTGCATACTATTTGGCGATCGACTTGTTATTCCTTCGCCCCATCGCAACCGCAGTCTTCAGCAGCTTCATCGTGGCCACCCTGGAATCCAGCGAATGAAGGCGATTGCCAGGTCTTATGTTTATTGGCCAACTCTCGATAACGACATTGTTGATTATGTTAAATCCTGCCATCAATGTGCGATGGCTGCGAAAACACCACCGAAGTCAGCGCCTTTGTCTTGgcctaaatcaacaaaaccgtGGCAGCGTGTACATCTTGACTATGCTGGACCGATCGACGGGGAATACTACTTGGTCGTCGTGGATTCTTTTTCGAAGTGGCCTGAGATTGTGCAGACTCGCAGCATCACTAGAGCCGCTACAATCAAAATCATCAGAGAACTGTTCGCACGCTTGGGAATGCCAGAGACACTAGTGAGCGACAACGGCTCACAGTTTACCAGTGCAGAATTTCAATCCTACTGTACGGGTAATGGTATCGACCATCTCACAACTGCGCCGTTTCACCCACAATCGAACGGTCAAGCTGAGCGGTTTGTGGATACATTCAAACGGTCAATAAAGAAGATTAAGGAGGGGAGAGCGACAATGCGTGAAGCACTCAGTACATTTTTGCTGACTTATCGGAGCACACCTTGTTTTTCTTCTCCGGATGGAAAATCACCAGCAGAAGTCATGTTCGGTCGTCCGATCCGTACCAGTTTGGAGCTACTCCGTCCTCCACCAGATTCTGTGCAGTTTGAACAGCCCAGCGAGAGCCGACCCTTGAAGCGTGAGTTTAAAGCTAAAGATCCGGTATACGCAAAAGTCTTCGTTAAAAATCAATGGCACTGGGCTCCAGGAACAGTACTGGAACGTATAGGTCGTGCAATGTACAACGTTCAGCTCGACAATAGAAGGCTTGTTCGCTCCCATGTTAACCAGCTTCGAGATCGCGCTATATCAGAGGATCTCAACGTATCGACATCGACAGATAGTACGAAACTTCCACTCAACATTCTACTTGATGCTTGGAATCTTCCGGTTCGTCGTACAACGGATCCATTAGCACACTCAACACCAGTAGCACCTCTTACAAGCTGCTCTAGTTTGAGACCATCGTCAACACCAAATACTCTGGTGAGAAGGCCTACCTTATCATCGGAGTCATCGTCACAGTTATCAGTATCGTCTTCTTCATCTTCAACATCGCCAAGTTCGACATCAGAATTTCAATCTGCAAATGAAGCCGATTCAGCTGTTCAGGTACCTCGCCGCTCTTCGCGTGTCCGAAGAGCTCCGCAATGGTTCGACCCCTATCAGCTGTATTAG